The following coding sequences lie in one Flavobacterium sp. 20NA77.7 genomic window:
- a CDS encoding PorP/SprF family type IX secretion system membrane protein: MKFNKLLFLGLLFITQAAFAQEGIAVYTDYLTDNYYLIHPSMAGASNCAKLRLTGRQQWAGQEQAPALQTLSFNTAVGEKSGIGIIAFNDKNGYHSQSGAKLTYAHHLMFSRSTVDLNMLSFGISGAFIQSRLDETAFTVFDPIVYGGITQKDSYFNLDVGASYHYLDFFTHVTIKNIMANRRDIYSAGIESDNLRKYLWSVGANFGDDDGLMIEPSLMIQVTEQTKEKTIDLNAKAYKQLEFGKIWGGLSYRRSFEGTQYLNGGFVTEQKLQYVTPFIGVNYKQFMLAYSYNKVLGNVKFDNAGYHQITLGLNLFCKDKPYDCHCPAVVN, from the coding sequence ATGAAATTTAATAAATTATTATTCTTAGGGCTATTATTTATTACACAAGCTGCATTTGCACAGGAAGGAATAGCTGTTTACACAGATTATTTGACGGATAATTATTATCTAATCCACCCATCCATGGCGGGGGCTTCAAATTGTGCAAAATTAAGATTAACGGGTAGGCAACAATGGGCTGGGCAAGAACAAGCTCCTGCTTTACAAACTTTAAGTTTTAATACAGCTGTGGGTGAAAAATCAGGGATAGGTATTATTGCTTTTAATGATAAGAATGGTTATCATTCTCAAAGTGGTGCTAAATTAACTTATGCGCATCATTTAATGTTTTCAAGATCAACGGTAGATTTAAATATGTTATCTTTTGGTATTAGTGGGGCATTTATTCAGAGTAGATTAGATGAAACTGCTTTTACTGTATTTGATCCAATTGTATATGGTGGAATAACTCAAAAAGATTCCTATTTTAATTTAGATGTAGGAGCTTCTTATCATTATTTAGATTTTTTCACACACGTAACTATTAAAAATATCATGGCAAATAGACGGGATATTTATTCTGCTGGAATAGAGTCTGATAATTTGAGAAAATATTTATGGAGTGTTGGCGCTAATTTTGGAGATGATGACGGTTTAATGATTGAACCTTCATTAATGATACAAGTGACAGAACAAACAAAAGAAAAGACAATAGACTTAAATGCAAAAGCTTATAAACAATTAGAATTTGGAAAAATTTGGGGAGGATTGTCTTATAGAAGAAGTTTTGAAGGTACGCAATATTTAAATGGTGGTTTTGTGACTGAACAAAAATTGCAGTATGTTACACCATTTATAGGTGTAAATTACAAACAATTTATGCTTGCCTATTCTTACAACAAAGTATTAGGAAATGTTAAATTTGATAATGCAGGTTACCATCAAATTACCTTAGGATTAAATCTATTCTGTAAAGATAAGCCATATGACTGTCACTGTCCAGCGGTGGTTAATTAA
- a CDS encoding choice-of-anchor L domain-containing protein: MKKITLFILFFVSFVSKAQLNVNNTTVTPAQLVQNVLLGGGITVSNIKYNGSIANAQVARDQIAKFTNGASTNIGFDEGILLTTGKSQVAVGPNNSSSLSNASATAITNDPDLFLLNSITNNSAVLEFDFIPQGTTVSFEYVFGSEEYPEFSASQNVNDVFGFFISGPGISGPFTNGAQNIALIPTTTTGDSKVSIFNVNNGTANNGACKNCQYYINNTSTGQNPYTGTSTIQYDGFTTVLTASATVQCGQTYHIKLAVGNKGDNLYDSGVFLKGGSFNVTPVNLGVDLVDGWSLCLGESTTLNSGLAASVLHEWYFNGVLISGQTGPTLTINQPVTNTPGTYLVVAYPFGPACPVSDTIQVAYFPGPPLTTPPPITICTGASPAVYNLNSNIPSIMGSQSIGDYDYGFYLTAADALAGTNPIPSSQWSAYPGTVGQTIYFGAENFTDGTGCRGEVHFLLQQSPCTIVQPSNMVVCDDVSNDGFAVFNLTTQTATVLGSNNPANFTITYHLTQAAANGDTGAISPATAFTNTVNPQTIYVRSESNSNPTNYSTTTFELQVKPLPTATMSGTASICSGSSTNLTFSGTPGAVVTYNNGTANQTVTLDATTGNGTVSVSPASTTTYSLVSVATTGTPSCSKPLTGNIVVTVSTQIAGTLSYSPSSFCTTDVATYSPTFVISTAGTGTCASTVPVYSSTPAGLTLNTTTGVITPSTSTPNTYTVTITYPACGSCAAVSFTTTVTIASPTTSTISYTTPLCTSATTSVMPTLTGATGATTFTSTPVGLSINATTGAINPSTSAAGTYTITYVPTSTGVCAIIPTPTTVTITAAPTASISYAGTPYCNNLTASQAVTITGTNAFTGGAYSASPSGLTLDPTTGAIVPSTSTPNTYTVTYTIPASAGCAAVPVTTTVTITGLPTASISYAGTPYCNNLTASQAVTITGTNAFTGGTYSASPSGLTLDASTGAIVPSTSTPNTYTVTYTIPASAGCAAVPVTTTVTITAAPTASISYAGTPYCNNLTASQAVTITGTNAFTGGAYSASPSGLTLDPTTGAIVPSTSTPNTYTVTYTIPASAGCAAVPVTTTVTITGLPTASISYAGTPYCNNLTASQAVTITGTNAFTGGTYSASPSGLTLDASTGAIVPSTSTPNTYTVTYTIPASAGCAAVPVTTTVTITAAPTASISYVGTPYCNNLTASQAVTITGTNAFTGGAYSASPSGLTLDPTTGAIVPSTSTPNTYTVTYTIPASAGCAAVPVTTTVTITGLPTASISYAGTPYCNNLTASQAITITGTNAFTGGTYSAAPAGLTLDASTGAIVPSTSTPNTYTVTYTIPASAGCAAVPVTTTVTITAAPTASISYVGTPYCNNLTASQAVTITGTNAFTGGAYSASPSGLTLDPTTGAIVPSTSTPNTYTVTYTIPASAGCAAVPVTTTVTITGLPTASISYAGTPYCNNLTASQAITITGTNAFTGGTYSATPSGLTLDPTTGAIVPSTSTPNTYTVTYTIPASAGCAAVPVTTTVTITAAPTASISYAGTPYCNNITASQAVTITGTNAFTGGAYSASPAGLTLDPTTGAIVPSTSTPNTYTVTYTIPASAGCAAVPVTTTVTITGLPTASISYAGTPYCNNLTASQAVTITGTNAFTGGTYSASPSGLTLDASTGAIVPSTSTPNTYTVTYTIPASAGCAAVPVTTTVTITAAPTASISYVGTPYCNNLTASQAVTITGTNAFTGGAYSASPSGLTLDPTTGAIVPSTSTPNTYTVTYTIPASAGCAAVPVTTTVTITGLPTASISYAGTPYCNNLTASQAITITGTNAFTGGTYSAAPAGLTLDASTGAIVPSTSTPNTYTVTYTIPASAGCAAVPVTTTVTITSLPTASISVTPTTICSGSTSVVTFTGTPGATVTYTVDAGANQTITLNTSGSATVTTPPLVNASVYTLVSVGNGCTVSLTNSVTINVLPLPTASIVGSTICANTTGTVTISGTPGAIVEYTIDGGANQTAILSSTTGTVTLTTPLLTANSVYQLVSVTSATTPACVKTLSASATVIVNPIPIVTATLVGETICSGTSTNISLTSSVASTQFDWVVTSQVGVSGATNGSGNAIVQVLTATGITNGFVIYSITPTANSCIGSAITVQINVAPKPVTSFVADTTYCNGETTSITLSSTIPGTTFTWNVASSNVNTTTVLPGSGNSISQALNLINNSNVGSVTYTVLPFANNCYGDPVSIAIEVNPIPNVSLAIEDTDICSGEMVHIDASSSIAGATFNWMILNQTGAVVTGPTTGTGASIDQVITTTSPVASGTVTYQVTPIKNGCVGSSSTVTVTVHPRPEIFGVLPQLPICSGESTNIVLAASLPGTTFNWVVSNSQGVSGMSAGTGTSITQVLTTTGSTQGSVTYAVTPMLNGCEGTMVEYTVLVNPLPIVSLEDGHVCVIQATGVVYQTYLLESGVPPTGYTFDWYLDGVQLASSGPNHVATAPGVYEVRVRNTVTNCQAIATATVIPVYPATAFTTTVTEAFTNNATITVTVTQPGTGTLVYALDGGAWQTSNIFEGVEAGMHTVAVGDEEGCTYLETNVLVIDYMKYFTPNGDGYNDTWNIIGLNAQHNAKIYIFDRYGKLIKQLDPLGQGWDGTYNGQTLPSTDYWFTVDYTENQQQKQFRAHFSLKR, translated from the coding sequence ATGAAAAAAATTACTTTATTCATATTGTTTTTTGTTTCTTTTGTGTCTAAAGCACAATTGAATGTCAACAATACAACTGTTACACCTGCTCAATTAGTTCAGAATGTACTATTAGGTGGCGGAATTACGGTTTCTAATATTAAATATAATGGTTCTATAGCGAATGCTCAGGTAGCCAGAGATCAAATTGCAAAATTTACTAATGGTGCTTCTACTAATATTGGGTTTGATGAGGGAATATTATTAACCACGGGAAAATCTCAAGTTGCTGTGGGTCCAAATAATTCATCTTCATTAAGTAATGCTTCAGCAACAGCAATTACTAATGATCCAGATTTATTTTTACTAAATAGTATTACTAACAATTCAGCGGTTTTAGAATTTGATTTTATACCTCAAGGAACAACGGTCTCTTTTGAATATGTATTTGGGTCTGAAGAATATCCTGAATTTTCCGCGAGTCAAAATGTAAATGATGTTTTTGGATTTTTTATTTCGGGTCCAGGTATTTCGGGTCCATTTACTAATGGAGCTCAAAACATTGCATTGATACCTACAACTACAACTGGGGATTCAAAAGTATCCATTTTTAACGTAAATAATGGAACGGCTAATAATGGAGCTTGTAAAAATTGCCAATATTACATAAATAATACTTCTACAGGTCAAAATCCATATACGGGGACTTCAACGATACAATACGATGGATTTACAACTGTTTTAACTGCTTCGGCTACTGTACAATGTGGTCAAACATACCATATAAAATTAGCTGTTGGAAATAAGGGAGATAATTTATATGATTCGGGAGTTTTCTTAAAAGGAGGTAGTTTTAATGTAACGCCAGTAAATTTAGGTGTGGATTTAGTGGACGGTTGGTCATTATGCTTAGGTGAATCAACAACTTTAAATAGTGGATTAGCGGCAAGTGTACTTCATGAATGGTATTTCAACGGGGTTCTAATTTCTGGTCAAACAGGGCCAACATTAACTATTAATCAACCTGTTACAAATACGCCAGGAACTTATTTGGTTGTAGCATATCCTTTTGGACCGGCTTGTCCTGTTTCTGACACCATACAGGTAGCATATTTTCCTGGACCACCATTAACGACCCCTCCTCCGATAACGATTTGTACAGGTGCTTCACCTGCGGTTTATAATTTGAACAGTAATATTCCTTCTATCATGGGTAGTCAGTCTATTGGGGATTATGATTATGGTTTTTATTTAACGGCTGCAGATGCTTTAGCTGGTACAAATCCTATTCCTTCTTCACAATGGTCTGCTTATCCTGGTACAGTTGGTCAAACGATTTATTTTGGTGCTGAGAATTTCACGGATGGTACGGGTTGTAGAGGCGAGGTTCATTTTTTATTACAACAGAGTCCATGTACGATAGTTCAGCCATCTAATATGGTTGTTTGTGATGACGTTAGTAATGATGGATTTGCTGTTTTTAATTTAACTACCCAAACGGCTACGGTTTTGGGTTCTAATAATCCGGCTAATTTTACTATTACTTATCATTTAACTCAAGCTGCTGCGAATGGCGATACGGGAGCTATTTCTCCTGCTACAGCTTTTACTAATACTGTAAATCCACAGACTATTTACGTTCGTTCGGAATCTAATTCGAACCCAACGAATTATTCTACAACTACTTTTGAATTACAGGTTAAGCCTTTGCCTACGGCTACTATGTCAGGTACGGCTAGTATTTGTAGTGGTTCGTCTACGAATTTAACTTTTTCAGGTACTCCGGGTGCTGTAGTTACGTATAATAATGGAACAGCAAATCAGACAGTTACGTTAGATGCTACTACTGGTAATGGCACAGTAAGTGTTTCTCCTGCTAGTACAACTACGTATTCCTTGGTTAGTGTAGCTACTACAGGTACCCCTTCGTGTAGTAAACCATTAACGGGTAATATTGTAGTTACCGTTTCTACACAAATTGCAGGTACATTGTCTTATTCGCCTTCATCATTTTGTACTACAGATGTAGCTACTTATTCACCTACTTTTGTAATTAGTACAGCAGGTACAGGCACATGTGCGTCTACTGTTCCAGTATATTCATCTACACCAGCAGGATTAACCCTAAATACTACTACGGGAGTTATCACTCCAAGTACAAGTACACCAAATACCTATACTGTTACAATAACCTATCCAGCATGTGGAAGTTGTGCCGCAGTTAGTTTTACTACTACCGTAACTATTGCTTCACCCACGACTTCTACTATAAGTTATACGACTCCATTATGTACAAGTGCTACTACTTCTGTAATGCCAACATTAACAGGGGCTACTGGAGCTACAACATTTACATCTACCCCTGTAGGATTGTCAATTAATGCAACAACAGGAGCAATTAATCCAAGCACGAGTGCTGCCGGAACCTATACAATCACATATGTTCCTACATCTACAGGTGTATGTGCTATTATACCAACACCCACTACAGTAACGATCACTGCCGCCCCTACGGCGAGTATTAGTTATGCGGGCACACCGTATTGTAATAACCTAACAGCTTCACAGGCGGTTACTATCACAGGCACAAATGCCTTTACAGGTGGTGCGTATAGCGCTAGTCCATCAGGCTTAACATTAGATCCAACAACAGGTGCTATTGTACCAAGTACAAGTACACCTAACACGTATACGGTTACCTATACGATACCAGCGAGTGCAGGCTGTGCTGCTGTTCCTGTAACCACTACGGTAACCATCACAGGATTGCCTACAGCAAGTATTAGTTATGCGGGCACACCGTATTGTAATAACCTAACGGCTTCACAGGCGGTTACTATCACAGGTACAAACGCCTTTACAGGTGGTACCTATAGTGCTAGTCCATCAGGTTTAACCTTAGATGCTTCAACCGGTGCGATTGTACCAAGTACAAGTACACCTAACACGTATACAGTTACCTATACGATTCCAGCGAGTGCAGGCTGTGCTGCCGTTCCTGTAACCACTACAGTAACCATCACTGCAGCCCCTACGGCGAGTATTAGTTATGCGGGCACACCGTATTGTAATAACCTAACAGCTTCACAGGCGGTTACTATCACAGGCACAAATGCCTTTACAGGTGGTGCGTATAGCGCTAGTCCATCAGGCTTAACATTAGATCCAACAACAGGTGCTATTGTACCAAGTACAAGTACACCTAACACGTATACGGTTACCTATACGATACCAGCGAGTGCAGGCTGTGCTGCTGTTCCTGTAACCACTACGGTAACCATCACAGGATTGCCTACAGCAAGTATTAGTTATGCGGGCACACCGTATTGTAATAACCTAACGGCTTCACAGGCGGTTACTATCACAGGTACAAACGCCTTTACAGGTGGTACCTATAGTGCTAGTCCATCAGGTTTAACCTTAGATGCTTCAACCGGTGCGATTGTACCAAGTACAAGTACACCTAACACGTATACAGTTACCTATACGATTCCAGCGAGTGCAGGCTGTGCTGCCGTTCCTGTAACCACTACAGTAACCATCACTGCAGCCCCTACGGCGAGTATTAGTTATGTGGGTACGCCGTATTGTAACAACCTAACAGCTTCACAGGCGGTTACTATCACAGGTACAAATGCCTTTACAGGTGGTGCGTATAGCGCTAGTCCATCAGGCTTAACATTAGATCCAACAACAGGTGCTATTGTACCAAGTACAAGTACACCTAACACGTATACGGTTACCTATACGATACCAGCGAGTGCAGGCTGTGCTGCTGTTCCTGTAACCACTACGGTAACCATCACAGGATTGCCTACAGCAAGTATTAGTTATGCGGGCACACCGTATTGTAATAACCTAACGGCTTCACAAGCTATTACTATCACAGGTACAAATGCCTTCACAGGTGGTACGTATAGCGCTGCACCAGCAGGATTAACCCTAGATGCTTCAACAGGTGCTATTGTGCCAAGTACAAGTACACCCAACACGTATACGGTTACCTATACGATTCCAGCCAGTGCAGGTTGCGCTGCCGTTCCTGTAACCACTACAGTAACCATCACTGCAGCCCCTACGGCGAGTATTAGTTATGTGGGTACGCCGTATTGTAACAACCTAACAGCTTCACAGGCGGTTACTATCACAGGTACAAACGCCTTTACAGGTGGTGCGTATAGCGCTAGTCCATCAGGCTTAACATTAGATCCAACAACAGGTGCTATTGTACCAAGTACAAGTACACCTAACACGTATACGGTTACCTATACGATACCAGCGAGTGCAGGCTGTGCTGCTGTTCCTGTAACCACTACGGTAACCATCACAGGATTGCCTACAGCAAGTATTAGTTATGCGGGCACACCGTATTGTAATAACCTAACGGCTTCACAAGCTATTACTATCACAGGTACAAATGCCTTCACAGGTGGTACGTATAGCGCTACACCATCAGGCTTAACACTAGACCCAACAACAGGTGCTATTGTACCGAGTACAAGTACACCTAACACGTATACGGTTACCTATACGATTCCAGCCAGTGCAGGTTGCGCTGCCGTTCCTGTAACCACTACAGTAACGATCACTGCCGCCCCTACGGCAAGTATTAGTTATGCGGGCACACCGTATTGTAACAACATAACAGCTTCACAGGCTGTTACTATCACAGGCACAAATGCTTTCACAGGTGGTGCGTATAGTGCTAGCCCAGCAGGCTTAACCTTAGACCCAACAACAGGTGCTATTGTACCGAGTACAAGTACACCCAACACCTATACGGTTACCTATACGATTCCAGCGAGTGCAGGCTGTGCTGCTGTTCCAGTAACCACTACGGTAACCATCACAGGATTACCTACGGCAAGTATTAGTTATGCAGGCACGCCGTATTGTAATAACCTAACGGCTTCACAGGCGGTTACTATCACAGGTACAAACGCCTTTACAGGTGGTACCTATAGTGCTAGTCCATCAGGTTTAACCTTAGATGCTTCAACCGGTGCGATTGTACCAAGTACAAGTACACCTAACACGTATACAGTTACCTATACGATTCCAGCGAGTGCAGGCTGTGCTGCCGTTCCTGTAACCACTACAGTAACCATCACTGCAGCCCCTACGGCGAGTATTAGTTATGTGGGTACGCCGTATTGTAACAACCTAACAGCTTCACAGGCGGTTACTATCACAGGTACAAATGCCTTTACAGGTGGTGCGTATAGCGCTAGTCCATCAGGCTTAACATTAGATCCAACAACAGGTGCTATTGTACCAAGTACAAGTACACCTAACACGTATACGGTTACCTATACGATACCAGCGAGTGCAGGCTGTGCTGCTGTTCCTGTAACCACTACGGTAACCATCACAGGATTGCCTACAGCAAGTATTAGTTATGCGGGCACACCGTATTGTAATAACCTAACGGCTTCACAAGCTATTACTATCACAGGTACAAATGCCTTCACAGGTGGTACGTATAGCGCTGCACCAGCAGGATTAACCCTAGATGCTTCAACAGGTGCTATTGTGCCAAGTACAAGTACACCCAACACGTATACGGTTACCTATACGATTCCAGCCAGTGCAGGCTGTGCTGCCGTTCCTGTAACCACTACAGTAACTATAACGTCATTACCTACGGCAAGTATTTCGGTAACCCCTACAACCATTTGTTCGGGTTCTACTTCTGTGGTTACCTTTACAGGTACCCCGGGAGCAACAGTAACTTATACGGTTGATGCAGGAGCAAACCAAACCATTACATTAAACACTTCAGGTTCTGCTACAGTTACTACACCACCACTTGTTAATGCATCAGTTTATACATTAGTAAGTGTAGGGAATGGATGTACGGTTTCTTTAACTAACTCTGTTACTATAAATGTATTGCCTTTGCCAACTGCTAGTATTGTAGGAAGTACAATTTGTGCAAATACAACAGGTACAGTTACTATTTCAGGAACACCTGGCGCTATAGTAGAATATACTATAGATGGTGGAGCAAATCAAACGGCAATTTTATCCTCTACTACAGGTACTGTTACTCTTACTACACCATTGCTAACTGCTAATTCTGTTTATCAGTTGGTTAGTGTTACAAGTGCTACTACACCGGCATGTGTTAAGACATTAAGTGCCTCAGCTACCGTTATAGTAAATCCAATTCCTATTGTTACAGCTACTCTGGTAGGAGAAACAATATGTTCGGGAACAAGTACAAATATAAGTTTAACCAGCAGTGTAGCTTCTACACAATTTGATTGGGTAGTCACGAGTCAAGTAGGAGTAAGTGGCGCCACGAATGGTTCAGGCAATGCGATTGTTCAAGTATTAACGGCTACTGGTATTACTAATGGTTTTGTTATTTATAGTATTACCCCAACTGCTAATAGTTGTATAGGTTCAGCTATAACAGTTCAAATAAATGTTGCGCCAAAACCAGTGACTAGTTTTGTAGCTGATACGACTTATTGTAATGGAGAAACAACAAGTATTACATTAAGCAGTACTATACCGGGTACTACGTTTACTTGGAATGTGGCTTCATCTAATGTAAATACCACTACGGTATTACCGGGTTCTGGAAATAGTATTTCACAGGCATTAAATTTAATTAATAATAGTAATGTTGGTTCGGTTACGTATACTGTATTGCCATTTGCAAATAATTGTTATGGAGATCCTGTCTCTATTGCTATAGAAGTAAATCCGATTCCAAATGTAAGTTTAGCTATTGAGGATACTGATATTTGTAGTGGTGAGATGGTTCATATAGATGCGAGTAGTAGTATTGCAGGAGCAACATTTAACTGGATGATTTTAAATCAAACAGGCGCTGTTGTTACGGGCCCTACTACAGGTACAGGAGCTAGTATTGATCAAGTGATTACTACTACAAGTCCAGTGGCTTCGGGTACGGTAACCTATCAAGTTACACCGATTAAGAATGGATGTGTGGGAAGTTCATCTACAGTTACGGTTACGGTTCATCCAAGACCTGAGATTTTTGGAGTTTTACCCCAATTGCCAATTTGTAGTGGAGAATCGACCAATATTGTTTTAGCCGCTTCTTTACCAGGCACTACTTTTAATTGGGTTGTGTCTAATTCTCAAGGTGTTTCAGGAATGAGTGCAGGTACAGGAACAAGTATTACTCAAGTATTAACTACTACGGGTTCAACACAAGGTTCTGTTACGTATGCTGTTACTCCGATGTTAAATGGTTGTGAAGGGACGATGGTTGAATATACAGTGTTGGTTAATCCGTTACCAATAGTTTCATTAGAGGATGGTCATGTTTGCGTAATTCAAGCTACGGGAGTGGTTTATCAAACGTATTTATTGGAATCAGGTGTTCCTCCAACAGGGTATACGTTTGATTGGTATTTAGATGGTGTTCAATTAGCAAGTTCGGGTCCGAATCATGTAGCTACTGCACCAGGTGTGTATGAGGTTCGTGTTCGTAATACCGTTACCAATTGTCAGGCGATTGCTACGGCTACGGTAATTCCGGTTTATCCTGCTACTGCTTTTACCACTACGGTAACAGAAGCCTTTACAAATAATGCTACGATAACTGTAACCGTTACTCAACCAGGAACAGGTACCTTAGTGTATGCATTAGATGGAGGAGCATGGCAGACTTCAAATATATTTGAAGGTGTTGAAGCAGGAATGCATACGGTTGCCGTGGGCGATGAAGAGGGTTGTACGTATTTAGAGACGAATGTTTTGGTTATTGATTACATGAAATACTTTACACCAAATGGAGATGGGTATAATGATACGTGGAATATTATTGGATTAAATGCACAACATAACGCAAAAATTTATATATTTGACCGCTATGGAAAATTAATCAAGCAGTTGGACCCATTAGGTCAAGGATGGGATGGAACGTATAATGGTCAAACCTTACCATCTACGGACTATTGGTTCACGGTTGATTACACTGAAAACCAACAGCAAAAACAATTTAGAGCGCATTTTTCATTAAAAAGATAA
- a CDS encoding NifU family protein — protein MTKISIKNTNNPSVVKFELENSISKGKNYEFKNIDETKDSPLAKQLFFLPFVKTVYISGNFIAIEKFSIVEWSDVQDEVATQIEQFINNGGEIVVEESTIKKNPITIYAESTPNPSVTKFVANKILTKTAVECKNIDETKASPLAKDLFSFPFVKEVFIDENYISITKYDIADWNEITFELRNFLKQYLEQTDQIVDEKLIEQTTNFVQKQEAFFENLDVTSQQIINILEEYVKPAVKSDGGNITFNSYDESTNTVKVTLQGACSGCPSSTFTLKNGIENMLRQMLNNNTIIVEAFNG, from the coding sequence ATGACAAAAATATCGATAAAAAACACAAATAATCCTTCCGTGGTTAAATTCGAATTAGAAAATTCTATTTCTAAAGGTAAAAATTATGAGTTTAAAAATATTGACGAAACGAAAGATTCGCCTTTAGCCAAACAACTATTCTTTTTACCATTTGTAAAAACAGTTTATATCTCTGGGAATTTTATTGCTATTGAAAAATTTTCGATAGTAGAATGGAGTGATGTACAAGATGAAGTAGCCACACAAATTGAACAATTTATCAATAATGGCGGGGAAATAGTTGTCGAGGAAAGTACTATAAAAAAGAATCCTATCACAATTTATGCAGAATCTACCCCAAACCCTAGTGTCACTAAATTTGTGGCTAATAAAATACTTACAAAAACTGCTGTAGAATGTAAAAATATTGACGAAACAAAAGCATCTCCATTAGCAAAAGATTTGTTTAGCTTTCCTTTTGTAAAAGAAGTTTTTATTGATGAAAATTATATTTCAATTACAAAATATGACATTGCTGATTGGAATGAAATTACCTTTGAATTGCGAAATTTTTTAAAACAATATTTAGAACAAACGGATCAAATTGTTGATGAAAAATTAATAGAACAAACTACAAATTTTGTTCAAAAACAAGAAGCCTTTTTTGAAAATTTAGACGTGACTTCTCAACAAATCATAAATATACTTGAAGAATATGTAAAACCGGCCGTTAAAAGTGACGGTGGTAATATTACTTTTAATTCGTATGATGAAAGTACAAACACGGTTAAAGTTACATTACAAGGAGCTTGTAGTGGCTGCCCTTCATCAACTTTCACACTAAAAAACGGAATAGAAAACATGTTACGTCAAATGTTAAACAACAATACCATTATTGTAGAAGCTTTTAACGGATAA
- a CDS encoding mechanosensitive ion channel family protein — MTPTEIEKYYTHLKELVLDYTPKLAIALVLLIAGLWFTSFITKTAKKIMIKRNVEITLTTFLGNIIFWTLRIMLFITVISKLGVETSSFVAILGAAGIAVGLALQGSLSNFAGGILIILFKPFKVGDTIEVQGEQGRVEEIMIFSTKITTATNQVVYIPNGILSNGKIKNYSQHKTRRTDIDIVTSYSSDVREIKSKIEALIENHPLILKTPKSEVFINNFTDTAIHFSVRIWTQNGNHQQAKSDLLEQTKDLINL, encoded by the coding sequence ATGACACCAACAGAAATAGAAAAATATTATACTCATCTAAAAGAATTAGTGCTTGACTATACACCAAAATTAGCTATTGCATTAGTGCTTTTAATTGCCGGATTATGGTTTACCAGTTTTATTACTAAAACGGCTAAAAAAATAATGATTAAACGAAATGTGGAGATCACCTTAACAACATTTTTAGGTAATATCATTTTTTGGACCTTACGCATAATGCTGTTCATTACAGTAATTTCAAAGCTTGGTGTAGAAACATCTTCTTTTGTAGCTATTTTAGGAGCTGCGGGTATTGCTGTTGGTTTAGCCTTACAGGGTTCGCTTTCTAATTTTGCAGGTGGTATATTAATTATTTTATTTAAACCTTTTAAAGTAGGTGACACCATTGAAGTTCAAGGAGAACAAGGAAGAGTGGAAGAAATTATGATTTTTTCAACTAAAATAACAACCGCTACAAATCAAGTGGTGTATATCCCAAATGGCATTCTGTCTAATGGAAAAATTAAAAATTATTCACAACATAAAACACGTAGAACTGATATTGATATAGTTACTAGCTATAGTAGTGATGTGCGTGAAATTAAATCTAAAATTGAAGCGCTTATTGAAAATCATCCCTTAATCCTTAAAACGCCAAAATCAGAAGTATTTATAAATAATTTTACAGATACTGCCATTCATTTTTCGGTTAGAATTTGGACTCAAAATGGAAATCATCAACAAGCAAAATCTGATTTATTAGAACAAACAAAAGATCTTATAAACTTATAA